In Castor canadensis chromosome 11, mCasCan1.hap1v2, whole genome shotgun sequence, a single genomic region encodes these proteins:
- the Mdm4 gene encoding protein Mdm4 isoform X2, producing MTSYSTSAQCSTSDSACRISSERISKVRPKLPLLKILQAAGAQGEMFTVKEVMHYLGQYIMVKQLYDQQQQHMVHCGGDLLGELLGRQSFSVKDPSPLYDMLRKNLVTLATATTDAAQTLALAQDHSMDIPSQDQLKQSAEESSSSRKRTEEGNVPTLPTLQHKRRNSREDEDLIENLTQDDSSRLDLDFEEWDIAGLPWWFLGNLRNNYTPRSNGSTDLQTNQMIEAGKNDDLEDSKSLSDDTDVEVTSEDEWQCTECKKFNSPSKRYCFRCWALRKDWYSDCSKLTHSFSTSDITAIPEKKENEGIDVPDCRRTISAPVVRPKDVYIKEENSKLFNPCNSVEFLDLAHSSESQETISSDNLSEQRTDKENMEDCQNILKPCSLCGKRPRDGNIIHGRTSHLTTCFHCARRLKKAGASCPICKKEIQLVIKVFIA from the exons GTACGACCAAAACTGCCACTTTTGAAGATTTTGCAGGCAGCAGGTGCGCAAGGTGAAATGTTCACTGTAAAAGAG GTAATGCACTATCTAGGCCAGTACATAATGGTGAAGCAGCTGTatgaccagcagcagcagcacatgGTGCACTGTGGTGGAGATCTTTTGGGAGAACTACTGGGACGTCAGAGCTTTTCTGTGAAAGATCCAAG cCCTCTCTATGATATGCTAAGAAAGAATCTTGTCACATTAGCTACTGCTACCACAG ATGCTGCTCAGACTCTCGCTCTCGCACAGGATCACAGTATGGATATTCCAAGTCAAGACCAACTGAAG caAAGTGCAGAGGAAAGTTCCAGTTCCAGGAAAAGAACTGAAGAAGGTAATGTTCCCACACTGCCTACCTTACAGCATAAACGCAGGAATTCTAGAGAAG ATGAAGACTTGATAGAAAATTTAACTCAAGATGACTCCTCTAGGCTGGACCTTGATTTTGAGGAGTGGGATATAGCTGGCCTGCCTTGGTGGTTTTTAGGAAATTTGAGAAACAACTATACACCTAGAAGTAATGGATCAACTGATTTACAGACAAATCAG ATGATTGAAGCAGGAAAAAATGATGACCTTGAGGACTCTAAGTCCTTAAGTGATGATACTGATGTAGAAGTTACCTCTGAG GATGAGTGGCAGTGTACTGAATGTAAGAAATTTAACTCTCCAAGCAAGAGGTACTGTTTTCGTTGTTGGGCCTTGAGGAAAGATTGGTATTCAGATTGTTCTAAGTTAACTCATTCTTTCTCTACATCTGATATCACTGCCATacctgaaaagaaggaaaatgaaggaattgATGTTCCTGACTGCCGAAGAACCATTTCGGCTCCAGTTGTTAGACCTAAAGATGTatatataaaggaagaaaattctaaacTTTTTAACCCCTGCAACTCGGTGGAGTTCTtggatttggctcacagttctgaaagccAAGAAACCATCTCATCAGATAACCTTTCTGAGCAGAGAACAGATAAAGAGAACATGGAAGATTGCCAGAATATCTTGAAGCCGTGTAGTTTATGTGGGAAAAGACCACGAGACGGGAACATTATTCACGGGAGGACAAGCCATCTTACCACTTGCTTTCACTGTGCCAGAAGACTCAAAAAGGCTGGGGCTTCATgccctatttgcaagaaagaaatTCAGTTGGTTATTAAAGTTTTTATAGCATAG
- the Mdm4 gene encoding protein Mdm4 isoform X1, protein MTSYSTSAQCSTSDSACRISSERISKVRPKLPLLKILQAAGAQGEMFTVKEVMHYLGQYIMVKQLYDQQQQHMVHCGGDLLGELLGRQSFSVKDPSPLYDMLRKNLVTLATATTDAAQTLALAQDHSMDIPSQDQLKQSAEESSSSRKRTEEGNVPTLPTLQHKRRNSREDEDLIENLTQDDSSRLDLDFEEWDIAGLPWWFLGNLRNNYTPRSNGSTDLQTNQDIGTAIVSDTTDDLWFLNESVSEQLGVGIKVEAADCEQASEEVGKVSDKKMIEAGKNDDLEDSKSLSDDTDVEVTSEDEWQCTECKKFNSPSKRYCFRCWALRKDWYSDCSKLTHSFSTSDITAIPEKKENEGIDVPDCRRTISAPVVRPKDVYIKEENSKLFNPCNSVEFLDLAHSSESQETISSDNLSEQRTDKENMEDCQNILKPCSLCGKRPRDGNIIHGRTSHLTTCFHCARRLKKAGASCPICKKEIQLVIKVFIA, encoded by the exons GTACGACCAAAACTGCCACTTTTGAAGATTTTGCAGGCAGCAGGTGCGCAAGGTGAAATGTTCACTGTAAAAGAG GTAATGCACTATCTAGGCCAGTACATAATGGTGAAGCAGCTGTatgaccagcagcagcagcacatgGTGCACTGTGGTGGAGATCTTTTGGGAGAACTACTGGGACGTCAGAGCTTTTCTGTGAAAGATCCAAG cCCTCTCTATGATATGCTAAGAAAGAATCTTGTCACATTAGCTACTGCTACCACAG ATGCTGCTCAGACTCTCGCTCTCGCACAGGATCACAGTATGGATATTCCAAGTCAAGACCAACTGAAG caAAGTGCAGAGGAAAGTTCCAGTTCCAGGAAAAGAACTGAAGAAGGTAATGTTCCCACACTGCCTACCTTACAGCATAAACGCAGGAATTCTAGAGAAG ATGAAGACTTGATAGAAAATTTAACTCAAGATGACTCCTCTAGGCTGGACCTTGATTTTGAGGAGTGGGATATAGCTGGCCTGCCTTGGTGGTTTTTAGGAAATTTGAGAAACAACTATACACCTAGAAGTAATGGATCAACTGATTTACAGACAAATCAG GATATAGGTACTGCCATTGTTTCAGATACTACAGACGATTTGTGGTTTTTAAATGAGTCAGTCTCAGAGCAGTTAGGTGTTGGAATAAAAGTTGAAGCTGCTGATTGTGAACAAGCAAGTGAAGAAGTAGGGAAAGTGAGTGACAAAAAG ATGATTGAAGCAGGAAAAAATGATGACCTTGAGGACTCTAAGTCCTTAAGTGATGATACTGATGTAGAAGTTACCTCTGAG GATGAGTGGCAGTGTACTGAATGTAAGAAATTTAACTCTCCAAGCAAGAGGTACTGTTTTCGTTGTTGGGCCTTGAGGAAAGATTGGTATTCAGATTGTTCTAAGTTAACTCATTCTTTCTCTACATCTGATATCACTGCCATacctgaaaagaaggaaaatgaaggaattgATGTTCCTGACTGCCGAAGAACCATTTCGGCTCCAGTTGTTAGACCTAAAGATGTatatataaaggaagaaaattctaaacTTTTTAACCCCTGCAACTCGGTGGAGTTCTtggatttggctcacagttctgaaagccAAGAAACCATCTCATCAGATAACCTTTCTGAGCAGAGAACAGATAAAGAGAACATGGAAGATTGCCAGAATATCTTGAAGCCGTGTAGTTTATGTGGGAAAAGACCACGAGACGGGAACATTATTCACGGGAGGACAAGCCATCTTACCACTTGCTTTCACTGTGCCAGAAGACTCAAAAAGGCTGGGGCTTCATgccctatttgcaagaaagaaatTCAGTTGGTTATTAAAGTTTTTATAGCATAG